Proteins encoded by one window of Akkermansia muciniphila ATCC BAA-835:
- a CDS encoding AAA family ATPase: MIHDLLVSGVTVFPGREHFEFVPGINVVVGGNDSGKSHLLKLCYTVAKWSADGGRKSLPEKWAEEQRLRKDLMRVFASRGLAGLTARNRGNAHARVEASMEGDGVPEGMGNLVFDFQAGHEEEGLSIREMPRRFLNVPVVFLAAREVLTIYPSFVQVGSRFPEFLDGGSWDLCRYLDMEAEAEPISTDAGRVVARLEKIIGGKVVKRDGRFFLQRPGQQPIEMSLVAEGFKRLGTLSYLIRNGSVKKGSVLFWDEPEMNLNASHLPVLVKTLTGLAKTGVQVILSSHSLFLLRELMIQLSEPRNAMVQRKFFGMSVPRGERSGVRVSWGESLEDVGPVESLEAEIEQADRYLKLSYES; the protein is encoded by the coding sequence ATGATACATGACCTACTGGTGAGCGGCGTGACGGTGTTTCCCGGGAGAGAGCATTTTGAGTTTGTTCCGGGAATCAATGTGGTGGTGGGAGGCAATGATTCCGGCAAAAGCCATTTGCTGAAATTATGCTATACCGTGGCCAAGTGGAGCGCTGACGGGGGGAGAAAATCCCTGCCGGAAAAATGGGCGGAGGAGCAGCGGCTCAGAAAAGACCTGATGCGGGTGTTCGCGTCCCGCGGGCTGGCCGGGCTGACGGCCCGGAACCGGGGAAACGCCCATGCGCGCGTGGAGGCCTCCATGGAGGGGGACGGCGTGCCGGAGGGCATGGGGAACCTGGTGTTTGATTTCCAGGCGGGGCATGAAGAGGAGGGGCTGAGCATCCGGGAAATGCCCCGGCGTTTTCTGAACGTGCCGGTGGTGTTCCTGGCAGCGCGGGAGGTGCTGACCATTTATCCGAGTTTTGTGCAGGTGGGAAGCAGATTCCCCGAATTTCTGGACGGCGGCAGTTGGGACCTCTGCCGTTATCTGGATATGGAGGCGGAAGCGGAGCCCATCAGTACGGATGCCGGGCGCGTGGTTGCCAGGCTGGAAAAAATCATCGGGGGGAAGGTGGTGAAGCGTGACGGGCGGTTCTTTTTGCAGCGTCCCGGACAGCAGCCGATAGAAATGAGCCTGGTGGCGGAAGGATTCAAAAGGCTGGGAACGCTGAGCTACCTGATCCGGAACGGTTCCGTGAAAAAAGGTTCCGTCCTGTTTTGGGATGAACCGGAAATGAATCTGAACGCCTCCCACCTGCCCGTGCTGGTGAAAACCCTGACGGGGCTTGCCAAGACGGGGGTGCAGGTTATTTTGTCCTCCCACAGCCTGTTCCTGCTGCGGGAGCTGATGATTCAGCTTTCCGAACCCCGCAATGCCATGGTGCAGAGAAAGTTTTTCGGGATGAGCGTGCCGCGGGGGGAACGTTCCGGGGTAAGGGTGTCCTGGGGGGAATCCCTGGAGGACGTGGGACCTGTCGAGTCTCTTGAAGCGGAAATCGAACAGGCGGACAGGTATTTGAAGCTGAGTTATGAGTCATAA
- the menB gene encoding 1,4-dihydroxy-2-naphthoyl-CoA synthase produces MSAQWITAKEYTDIKYETTDNGSIAKITINRPHVRNAFRPLTVHEMLNALNAAHEDPKVGVVILTGEGPDAFCSGGDQKVRGNAGYIGEDGVPRLNILDVQRTIRTMPKPVVAMVAGYAIGGGHVLHVVCDLTIAADNAKFGQTGPKVGSFDGGLGSSYLARIVGQKKAREIWYLCRQYDARQALDMGLVNTVVPLEDLEEETLSWCRQMLRHSPLALRCLKASLNADCDGQMGLLDLAGNATLLYYMSEEAKEGKNAFVEKRAPDFSKFPRLP; encoded by the coding sequence ATGAGCGCACAATGGATCACCGCCAAGGAATACACGGACATCAAGTATGAAACAACGGACAACGGCAGCATCGCAAAAATCACGATCAACCGCCCCCACGTCCGCAATGCGTTCCGTCCCCTGACCGTGCATGAAATGCTCAACGCCCTGAACGCCGCTCATGAAGACCCCAAGGTGGGCGTGGTCATCCTGACCGGGGAAGGCCCGGACGCTTTCTGCTCCGGAGGCGACCAGAAAGTGCGCGGAAATGCCGGCTACATCGGTGAAGACGGCGTGCCGCGCCTGAACATTCTGGACGTGCAGCGCACCATCCGCACCATGCCCAAGCCCGTCGTCGCCATGGTGGCCGGATACGCCATCGGCGGAGGTCACGTCCTCCACGTCGTCTGTGACCTCACCATTGCCGCGGACAACGCCAAATTCGGACAGACAGGGCCCAAAGTGGGCTCTTTTGACGGAGGCCTCGGCTCCTCCTACCTGGCGCGCATTGTGGGCCAGAAAAAAGCGCGGGAAATCTGGTACCTGTGCAGGCAGTACGATGCCCGGCAGGCGCTGGACATGGGCCTGGTCAATACCGTGGTTCCCCTGGAGGACCTGGAGGAGGAAACGCTCTCCTGGTGCCGCCAGATGCTCCGCCACAGCCCTCTGGCCCTGCGCTGCCTGAAGGCATCCCTGAACGCCGACTGCGACGGGCAGATGGGCCTGCTGGACCTGGCCGGCAACGCCACCCTGCTCTATTATATGAGCGAGGAAGCGAAGGAAGGCAAAAACGCCTTCGTTGAAAAACGCGCTCCGGATTTTTCCAAATTCCCCAGACTTCCGTAA
- a CDS encoding ATP-binding cassette domain-containing protein: MKLLCESVCFSYSGKQWIFENYNRVFTSGITILKGYSGCGKTTLLKILAGYLSPQRGRVITPRRKVRADSLYRRKEVSYMFQGLNLLPLATVERNLQLCAEMAMLPKKQWTRRADDLIARLGLESLRHKKAGSLSGGQAQRAALARTMMKDSDVLLLDEPTSGLDDGNTEIIKNLIREYPADKICILSTHDSRLFDLTHEIIDFNLSVSL, encoded by the coding sequence ATGAAATTGCTGTGCGAATCAGTCTGTTTCAGTTATTCAGGCAAGCAGTGGATTTTTGAAAATTACAACAGGGTGTTCACTTCCGGAATCACCATTTTGAAGGGGTATTCCGGATGCGGGAAAACGACGCTGTTAAAGATTCTGGCGGGTTATCTGAGCCCGCAGCGCGGGCGCGTGATTACCCCCCGCCGTAAGGTTCGGGCGGATTCCCTCTACCGACGCAAGGAGGTAAGTTACATGTTCCAGGGGCTCAATCTCCTTCCCCTCGCTACGGTGGAGAGAAACCTTCAATTATGCGCGGAAATGGCTATGCTGCCTAAAAAGCAGTGGACGCGGAGGGCGGATGATTTGATTGCCCGCCTGGGCCTGGAATCTCTGAGGCATAAAAAGGCGGGGAGCTTGTCCGGCGGCCAGGCCCAGCGGGCGGCTCTTGCCCGCACGATGATGAAGGATTCCGATGTGCTGCTGCTGGATGAACCTACTTCCGGCCTGGATGACGGTAATACGGAAATCATTAAAAATTTGATCAGGGAGTACCCTGCTGACAAAATTTGCATTTTGAGCACGCATGATTCCCGGCTGTTTGACCTGACCCATGAAATCATTGATTTTAACCTGTCTGTATCTCTTTAA